Genomic segment of Populus nigra chromosome 14, ddPopNigr1.1, whole genome shotgun sequence:
ttttaatttttaaagttttttttatggaggtGCACTGTAAATAAAACACTTGACATGATATTTAGCTTATTattcaagaaaaagaattttctacttatgttattttaaatatatttcttaatttattttatcatattaataggGGTTTTTCCTTTTGTACAAAATATTAAgtcattattttagttttttttattacaacttGCATTtagatcataattttttttttatctaaaaaacaatgtttctgATTAAAAGAGTTTAGATTGaagagatatttttttccaattattttaaatgattgagatttttaacaaacttttattttaattatagatgtcttttattataaaacattcttctaataaaaaaccatgtcattatttttaagaagattAGAGATCTTGTTTTATAATGATTTCATTGATTACTTGATGGATGATTATGATAGCCTATAATATGTAGactttataaaatgattttctcattaaaattggatgagaaaaaaatatttattttcttaatttttattgtaaattttatataatttcctcaaatttaattttctaatattatttttatgtagatAGTGTTCTAGAATATAACTAGATAACTAGTCCATTTTACATCACAaattgaaccaaaaaaaatattgagtgtAAAAAACAATGCCAAGATATTATCAATGTGTTTTTCATtagtaagaaaaaatatagtcaCTAACTCAGAACCAACTTAATTGGTTCACTTTAAAACCTTCTGATTTAAATACTTATCTAGTttggatattaaattaatttgtgtaGGGATTGACCTAATATTACCATGTCGACATAGTGAGTGAAAGGAAAACCtatataactaataaaaatataatttaactgaaactaaattcaagataatatttttttaaaaaattaataagacggtgataaatttaattgataCAGGTCACTTCCTAAATTAGCCATCCCAGTCATAGACTCGAGTGGAtataataagttaattttttatttcaattacatGATAGTAGAAATAGATGATATTAACAAAGCAactatgtgaaaaaaaaaaatatgatggattgcataaaataaaaatgtttgctaatattacaaaaatattactATTATATCACTcgagaacaaagaaaaaattaattggaatttaataaaataatatttaaaatatattctaaattgatttaataatttttaaaataatatataaaaaatattttaaatcaacccttttttaagaaattaaattaattatcttgggaaaaacaatttaaaaaaagtccAGGTGCAAATGCATGCCAACCCAGACCtactcctgtttttttttcttctccaaatTAGACACACGACATGTcgttcatctattttttttatataaaaaaaaacaaataatgtgTTATCTACAAACCTAGTTTTTAACTAGTAGAAAGGTGGTTGTAAAATCAGAAATCCATATTTTTAACTTGTATTcacttaaaaatacttttataacatcaaaaaactaatttatcaactcaaaaatctattaaaagACACAAAGTACAACAAAAGATCTCTCTCTGAGTGTGGATATACTTTTGCTGAAAACTTGAAAGtgtaaaaacactttaatagaACTCTTTTCTTCAAGATGAATACTtgaatatcaaatttgattatttttattattgaaatttaacCACGTGACCTCTgtctcttttatttgttttttttactcttttctcCTTTATTAAAGTCAGggctaaaatatgaaaaataaattggattaAACTGTTCAATTACAAAACGAAAgggattgaaaaagaaatttggaAATATCCAATTAAGCACAAACACTCTaacaccattttctttttttttttaaaaaaattaaggtctcccattttttctttgcttcaatttTAGTCCCctcaattttgatctttttcaAGCATTAAAaccatcttcttcttgttttgtttttttggtaaaatcAGATTCTTATTCAatgttggaataattttttttgacatcgagataatcacataaaaaattgatcgaaacaaattataaatttcaattcatgattaaaacaacattgaagaataaaattgaaaaaaaaaatttaataactgaaaacaaaaataaaaagagaaacagaGTTGACacgaaagtttttttaaaacaaaagggttgccaatttttctttattttgatttcgatcctcttatttttattctcttacaaacaacaacaaaaaaaatagtgaaattgaaCAACAATATGATGTCAAAATGTTTTATTGAGACcgcaataattatataaaaaataaataaaaataaatcattaatccCAAATTCaaactaatataatattaaaagataaaattaaaaaaattaataaataaaaaccaaaatcctCAGTGTAATGTGAGGAGGGACAGTTTTCTCtgcacgtttttttttttattttaataaagtcGTAGCATAGATTAAGTGGTTATTTTTTCACAGAATGGAGATTTATATTTGGTGgcaaaaatgaataaattttttttttggaaaataaacaaaagttgTTTTCTCGAGGCACTTAAaatcaaatacttttttatttttccagagAAATTTTCAGAGAATGGCTGTGTTTATCTCCATAAAAGAAACTCTTCTGGCAGCGTAAACctcattaaaaatcaataaaggtAATTTATTATGAGTCCGGCTGTATTACAATGTTCTAAAAGGTCAACTCCTTGGCTCAGCCGTAAAACAAGATACAAACAGCAAAACCACAACTGGAAATACAAAACTAGAAGGCTAATTGCAAATCAACCCTTCAATCAAGATATAGATTTCAATTAAATGTCAAACTAATACTTTCTTGCAATTTCACCATCAACCCGTCAATCACTTAAAATTCAGTTCCTTGCCATGTAATTGTATTTTGGGTGTCAAGAACTACTTGCTATCATAActttaattgagaaaaaactACCCTACAAGAATTTtaaatcacataaataaaaataaaataaaactcctATATAGTCTGAAAAATTGTGATCTCAACCAAATTTttgtataaactacaaaactctctctttttttcttttttcaagaatGTTTTGCCtaggaaaattattaaaattgatagGTTTTTTGTACAGAAATACAGTGACATTTGAAcgataaatttgcaaaaattgtTTTAGCAGATTGTATTAAAACGTATAGTATAGTTTGAGGACTGGGTTATAGTTAGCCAAAACCGGACACAACGAGAAAGCCAGAAACAGGGGGAGCCGTTGTTGCCACCAAGAGAGAGAAACAGAGGACAAATGAAACAGCAGGATCGTAAAtggttttcttttaagaaatattcaaatttatGGTCAACATAATCCAAAAAACAGGAGAGATATGCGTACTTCTGCAACTATAAATACCTCCAAAGACAACCTGTCTCGTCACAGCTCAAGAAACAGAGCAAAGTAATCAAAGAAGCGTTAAAGAAGGGTCTAAAGTTCGtttaagacaaaaacaaatatgtcaAGCACTGCTGGTCAAGTCATATGTTGCAAAGGTAACCAAGAAAGTTCATGATTCCTTGTGGGGTCTGTGATATGTTCCTTGTGCTGTTGTCATTTTGTGTATTTGGATTTCTCATTTATGTCTGGCAATGACTGGATGCATTTTGCTTAATCTGTAGCTGCTGTGGCATGGGAAGCTGGGAAGCCACTGGTAATAGAACAAGTGGAGGTGGCTCCTCCTCAAGCTATGGAGGTTCGTTTGAAGATCCTCTTTACCTCCCTCTGCCACACTGATGTTTACTTCTGGGAAGCCAAGGTGACTACATTTTCAATTGTGATTATTATGTCTACTCATTGGTCTTTTTACAAGTCATACTAGTAGAGATTTATGCTTACGAAAATGGGCTGTGAAATTGCAGGGTCAAACCCCATTGTTTCCTCGAATTTTTGGTCATGAAGCAGGAGGGTACGAATTTGAACCATTAGTCCATTATTGGTCATGATTAGATGTTGGTTTTGACTGTTGTAATAGCGATGAATTGAGGtaactaatttgattttttgtccTCTTGGCTTTTAGGATTGTTGAGAGTGTTGGGGAGGGCGTGACAGACCTCAAACCCGGTGACCATGTGCTTCCAGTCTTCACAGGAGAGTGCAAGGAATGCCGACATTGCAAATCAGAAGAGAGTAATATGTGCGATCTTCTTAGGATTAACACTGACAGGGGTGTGATGCTGAATGATGGCAAGTCAAGGTTTTCGATCAGAGGGCAGCCCATATACCATTTTGTTGGCACCTCAACCTTTAGCGAGTACACTGTGGTTCATGTTGGCTGTGTTGCCAAGATCAATCCTGCTGCTCCTCTCGACAAAGTTTGTGTTCTCAGCTGTGGAATCTCTACAGGTCGGGAGAAATACACGATTTGATAAAAATCTTTGAATGGGCGATTTGTTGCTTTCTTGTAATGGGGATTTCGTTTTTGACTTGTAGGTCTTGGTGCCACCTTGAATGTTGCTAAACCAAAGAAAGGCTCTTCAGTAGCCATTTTCGGACTAGGAGCTGTAGGCCTTGCGGTAAGTTTGATTATACTGGtacattaatgataaatttttcTGTTCAAGCAGCTGGTAGTGCTAATGCAGaacttgttgttgttgttttttcctaATCCAGGCTGCTGAAGGGGCTCGGATTGCTGGTGCTTCAAGAATCATTGGTGTCGATTTGAATTCCAATAGATTCGATGAAGGTGAGAGAAGCTATGATGATGTTCGTTGTGGCTGCTGCGCATTTCTCTTAAATTATTGATTGATGCTTTGCTCAGTCTAATAGCTAACATCACAAAACT
This window contains:
- the LOC133672987 gene encoding LOW QUALITY PROTEIN: alcohol dehydrogenase-like (The sequence of the model RefSeq protein was modified relative to this genomic sequence to represent the inferred CDS: substituted 1 base at 1 genomic stop codon), yielding MSSTAGQVICCKAAVAWEAGKPLVIEQVEVAPPQAMEVRLKILFTSLCHTDVYFWEAKGQTPLFPRIFGHEAGGIVESVGEGVTDLKPGDHVLPVFTGECKECRHCKSEESNMCDLLRINTDRGVMLNDGKSRFSIRGQPIYHFVGTSTFSEYTVVHVGCVAKINPAAPLDKVCVLSCGISTGLGATLNVAKPKKGSSVAIFGLGAVGLAAAEGARIAGASRIIGVDLNSNRFDEAKKFGVTEFVNPKDHNKPVQEVIAEMTNXGVDRSVECTGSVNAMISAFECVHDGWGVAVLVGVPNKDDSFKTHPMNVLNERTLKGTFFGNYKPRSDLPSVVEKYMNKELELEKFITHEVPFSEINKAFEYMLSGAGLRCIIRMGA